In Chlorocebus sabaeus isolate Y175 chromosome 11, mChlSab1.0.hap1, whole genome shotgun sequence, one DNA window encodes the following:
- the RAP1B gene encoding ras-related protein Rap-1b isoform X5, whose translation MRDLYMKNGQGFALVYSITAQSTFNDLQDLREQILRVKDTDDVPMILVGNKCDLEDERVVGKEQGQNLARQWNNCAFLESSAKSKINVNEIFYDLVRQINRKTPVPGKARKKSSCQLL comes from the exons ATGAGGGATTTGTACATGAAAAATGGACAAGGATTTGCATTAGTTTATTCCATCACAGCACAGTCCACATTTAACGATTTACAAGACCTGAGAGAACAGATTCTTCGAGTTAAAGACACTGATGAT GTTCCAATGATTCTTGTTGGTAATAAGTGTGACTTGGAAGATGAAAGAGTTGTAGGAAAGGAACAAGGTCAAAATCTAGCAAGACAATGGAACAACTGTGCATTCTTAGAATCTTctgcaaaatcaaaaataaatgttaatgag ATCTTTTATGACCTAGTGCGGCAAATTAACAGAAAAActccagtgcctgggaaggctcGCAAAAAGTCATCATGTCAGCTGCTTTAA
- the RAP1B gene encoding ras-related protein Rap-1b isoform X2, with amino-acid sequence MREYKLVVLGSGGVGKSALTVQFVQGIFVEKYDPTIEDSYRKEQFTAMRDLYMKNGQGFALVYSITAQSTFNDLQDLREQILRVKDTDDVPMILVGNKCDLEDERVVGKEQGQNLARQWNNCAFLESSAKSKINVNEIFYDLVRQINRKTPVPGKARKKSSCQLL; translated from the exons ATGCGTGAGTATAAGCTAGTCGTTCTTGGCTCAGGAGGCGTTGGAAAGTCTGCTTTG actgtaCAGTTTGTTCAAGGAATTTTTGTAGAAAAATATGATCCTACGATAGAAGATTCTTATAGAAAG GAACAATTTACAGCAATGAGGGATTTGTACATGAAAAATGGACAAGGATTTGCATTAGTTTATTCCATCACAGCACAGTCCACATTTAACGATTTACAAGACCTGAGAGAACAGATTCTTCGAGTTAAAGACACTGATGAT GTTCCAATGATTCTTGTTGGTAATAAGTGTGACTTGGAAGATGAAAGAGTTGTAGGAAAGGAACAAGGTCAAAATCTAGCAAGACAATGGAACAACTGTGCATTCTTAGAATCTTctgcaaaatcaaaaataaatgttaatgag ATCTTTTATGACCTAGTGCGGCAAATTAACAGAAAAActccagtgcctgggaaggctcGCAAAAAGTCATCATGTCAGCTGCTTTAA
- the RAP1B gene encoding ras-related protein Rap-1b isoform X3, with translation MREYKLVVLGSGGVGKSALEQFTAMRDLYMKNGQGFALVYSITAQSTFNDLQDLREQILRVKDTDDVPMILVGNKCDLEDERVVGKEQGQNLARQWNNCAFLESSAKSKINVNEIFYDLVRQINRKTPVPGKARKKSSCQLL, from the exons ATGCGTGAGTATAAGCTAGTCGTTCTTGGCTCAGGAGGCGTTGGAAAGTCTGCTTTG GAACAATTTACAGCAATGAGGGATTTGTACATGAAAAATGGACAAGGATTTGCATTAGTTTATTCCATCACAGCACAGTCCACATTTAACGATTTACAAGACCTGAGAGAACAGATTCTTCGAGTTAAAGACACTGATGAT GTTCCAATGATTCTTGTTGGTAATAAGTGTGACTTGGAAGATGAAAGAGTTGTAGGAAAGGAACAAGGTCAAAATCTAGCAAGACAATGGAACAACTGTGCATTCTTAGAATCTTctgcaaaatcaaaaataaatgttaatgag ATCTTTTATGACCTAGTGCGGCAAATTAACAGAAAAActccagtgcctgggaaggctcGCAAAAAGTCATCATGTCAGCTGCTTTAA
- the RAP1B gene encoding ras-related protein Rap-1b isoform X4 — protein MREYKLVVLGSGGVGKSALTVQFVQGIFVEKYDPTIEDSYRKQVEVDAQQCMLEILDTAGTVPMILVGNKCDLEDERVVGKEQGQNLARQWNNCAFLESSAKSKINVNEIFYDLVRQINRKTPVPGKARKKSSCQLL, from the exons ATGCGTGAGTATAAGCTAGTCGTTCTTGGCTCAGGAGGCGTTGGAAAGTCTGCTTTG actgtaCAGTTTGTTCAAGGAATTTTTGTAGAAAAATATGATCCTACGATAGAAGATTCTTATAGAAAG CAAGTTGAAGTAGATGCACAACAGTGTATGCTTGAAATCTTGGATACTGCAGGAACG GTTCCAATGATTCTTGTTGGTAATAAGTGTGACTTGGAAGATGAAAGAGTTGTAGGAAAGGAACAAGGTCAAAATCTAGCAAGACAATGGAACAACTGTGCATTCTTAGAATCTTctgcaaaatcaaaaataaatgttaatgag ATCTTTTATGACCTAGTGCGGCAAATTAACAGAAAAActccagtgcctgggaaggctcGCAAAAAGTCATCATGTCAGCTGCTTTAA
- the RAP1B gene encoding ras-related protein Rap-1b isoform X1: MREYKLVVLGSGGVGKSALTVQFVQGIFVEKYDPTIEDSYRKQVEVDAQQCMLEILDTAGTEQFTAMRDLYMKNGQGFALVYSITAQSTFNDLQDLREQILRVKDTDDVPMILVGNKCDLEDERVVGKEQGQNLARQWNNCAFLESSAKSKINVNEIFYDLVRQINRKTPVPGKARKKSSCQLL; the protein is encoded by the exons ATGCGTGAGTATAAGCTAGTCGTTCTTGGCTCAGGAGGCGTTGGAAAGTCTGCTTTG actgtaCAGTTTGTTCAAGGAATTTTTGTAGAAAAATATGATCCTACGATAGAAGATTCTTATAGAAAG CAAGTTGAAGTAGATGCACAACAGTGTATGCTTGAAATCTTGGATACTGCAGGAACG GAACAATTTACAGCAATGAGGGATTTGTACATGAAAAATGGACAAGGATTTGCATTAGTTTATTCCATCACAGCACAGTCCACATTTAACGATTTACAAGACCTGAGAGAACAGATTCTTCGAGTTAAAGACACTGATGAT GTTCCAATGATTCTTGTTGGTAATAAGTGTGACTTGGAAGATGAAAGAGTTGTAGGAAAGGAACAAGGTCAAAATCTAGCAAGACAATGGAACAACTGTGCATTCTTAGAATCTTctgcaaaatcaaaaataaatgttaatgag ATCTTTTATGACCTAGTGCGGCAAATTAACAGAAAAActccagtgcctgggaaggctcGCAAAAAGTCATCATGTCAGCTGCTTTAA